In one Candidatus Hydrogenedentota bacterium genomic region, the following are encoded:
- a CDS encoding glycosyltransferase translates to MPALGIVMIVKNEADWLPQCLESVRAIADEIVVGDTGSTDNSKAIAAGFGARVIDVPWNDDFAAARNAVLASAAGDWLLHMDADETLDEAGAQAIRGLVDADGDGADAIELTLANYSDDVRAWLWVPVGAGDPNARGKAGYIAVPLLRLFRNRRGFEYREPVHENITESVIERGGVVRAEHEIVIHHHGFGRGGNAKAEFYLKIARRKTETRPADAKAWHDLGEQLVALGRPEEAEPALRKALALDASHLGAATTLANLLLNRGELDRAAKVLEPFAPTNAPHVLVALAAIACKQGRMDEANDLIERALAFAPRHVLARLMAARIADIRGYAKAAHMQLEAAYSFAPTIPEVLARIDAMRMREEADALFEKGDMKAALAMLVAALKHDAEDPLIHIRLAEVLDHIGDTRRAKDSRERALALAPNLNSA, encoded by the coding sequence AAATTGTCGTTGGCGATACGGGTTCGACGGACAATTCGAAAGCGATTGCGGCCGGGTTTGGCGCGCGCGTGATCGACGTGCCGTGGAACGACGACTTTGCCGCCGCGCGAAACGCCGTGCTCGCCTCCGCGGCGGGCGATTGGCTGCTGCACATGGACGCGGACGAAACGCTCGACGAAGCCGGCGCGCAGGCGATTCGCGGTCTCGTGGACGCGGACGGCGACGGCGCGGATGCGATCGAGTTGACGCTCGCGAACTACAGCGACGACGTGCGCGCGTGGTTGTGGGTGCCCGTTGGCGCGGGCGATCCAAACGCGCGGGGAAAAGCGGGGTATATCGCGGTGCCGCTTTTGCGCCTGTTCCGTAATCGTCGCGGGTTCGAGTACCGCGAGCCGGTACACGAAAACATTACGGAAAGCGTGATCGAGCGCGGTGGAGTCGTACGCGCGGAACACGAGATCGTGATTCATCACCATGGGTTCGGAAGAGGCGGAAACGCCAAAGCGGAATTCTATTTGAAAATTGCGCGGCGAAAGACCGAGACACGTCCGGCCGATGCGAAAGCATGGCACGATCTGGGTGAACAGCTTGTCGCGCTGGGCCGGCCGGAGGAAGCGGAGCCGGCGCTGCGGAAAGCGCTTGCGCTGGACGCATCGCACTTGGGCGCCGCGACGACGCTGGCGAACCTGTTGCTAAATCGCGGCGAACTTGATAGGGCGGCGAAGGTGCTGGAACCATTCGCGCCGACGAACGCGCCCCACGTACTCGTCGCGCTCGCGGCGATTGCGTGCAAACAGGGTCGAATGGATGAAGCAAACGATTTGATCGAACGCGCGCTGGCTTTCGCCCCGCGGCATGTTCTCGCGCGGCTGATGGCGGCGCGGATCGCCGATATTCGCGGGTACGCGAAGGCGGCCCACATGCAATTGGAGGCGGCATACTCGTTCGCGCCCACAATCCCGGAAGTGCTCGCTCGGATCGATGCCATGCGCATGCGGGAGGAAGCGGATGCGCTGTTCGAGAAAGGCGATATGAAGGCCGCGCTGGCGATGCTCGTCGCCGCGCTGAAGCACGACGCGGAAGATCCGCTGATACATATACGTCTGGCCGAAGTGCTCGATCATATTGGTGACACCAGACGCGCCAAGGATTCGCGCGAACGGGCGCTGGCCCTCGCTCCAAATTTGAACTCTGCCTAG
- a CDS encoding acyl-CoA dehydrogenase family protein — protein sequence MAQHDNSAKDKAMELAEDARQSEWKFPSFTAELFRGSFRWDLMHPYPLQEPEDKKIGDEYIAKVVEVLEKHVDPIKIDREGQYPEETLKALAEIGIFGMKIAKKYGGLGLSQTNYSRVLSVIGSYCQSTTTWVSAHQSIGVPQPLKMYGTEEQKQKYLPRLAKGEISAFALTEPDVGSDPAKMETTATPSEDGSYYLINGEKLWCTNGPAADILVVMAKTPPKIVNGKERTQISAFIVEKNMPGYTTEHVCSFMGLRGLSNGLLRFNNVKVPKENIIGKPGDGLRIALGTLNTGRLGIPAASAGTLKRCVTIAQQWCNDRVQWGVPIGKHQSIARKIANLAADTFAMDSVVWLACSYADRENADIRLEAAIAKYFCTEYCWKNLDEFLQVRGGRGYESAYSLYHRGDAPAAVEQWMRDARVARIFEGSTEIMHLIMAREALDTHFSLAMPIMKPKPGQKESKFALIMKAAKFYASWYPKQWMPSGIDFNTKHLNGANQDHLAFVARTCKKLARGIFHTMAKYGPKLEFEQLILANFVDIGVDLFSMASSLAYAEAHLARNPGDQSPQELADLYCSNARKRIADNFRAVKNNHNRKFNKVGDGVMEGRYRWLIKDIIDDFPPAYRDYAKQKIEIPSDIDLPVHAK from the coding sequence ATGGCGCAACACGACAACTCGGCAAAAGACAAGGCAATGGAACTGGCGGAAGACGCGCGCCAGTCCGAATGGAAGTTCCCCAGCTTTACCGCGGAGTTGTTCCGCGGCAGTTTTCGCTGGGACCTGATGCATCCGTATCCGTTGCAGGAGCCGGAAGACAAGAAGATCGGCGATGAGTACATCGCGAAGGTCGTTGAGGTGCTTGAGAAGCACGTTGATCCGATCAAAATCGACCGCGAAGGCCAATACCCCGAGGAGACGCTGAAGGCGCTCGCGGAGATTGGCATCTTCGGGATGAAGATTGCCAAGAAATACGGCGGCCTCGGTCTCTCGCAGACGAATTACAGCCGCGTGCTGTCCGTAATCGGTTCGTATTGCCAAAGCACCACGACGTGGGTATCGGCGCACCAGAGCATCGGCGTGCCGCAACCGTTGAAGATGTACGGCACGGAAGAACAGAAACAGAAGTACCTGCCGCGGCTCGCGAAAGGCGAAATCTCCGCGTTCGCATTGACGGAGCCGGACGTTGGTTCGGACCCGGCGAAGATGGAGACGACGGCGACGCCGTCGGAGGACGGATCGTATTACCTGATTAACGGCGAGAAGCTGTGGTGCACGAACGGTCCTGCGGCGGACATTCTCGTCGTGATGGCGAAGACGCCGCCGAAGATCGTGAACGGGAAAGAGCGCACGCAGATTTCCGCGTTCATTGTCGAGAAGAATATGCCGGGGTACACGACGGAGCACGTGTGCTCGTTCATGGGGCTGAGGGGCCTCTCGAACGGCCTGCTCCGGTTCAACAACGTGAAGGTGCCGAAGGAGAACATCATAGGCAAGCCGGGCGACGGTCTGCGGATCGCGCTGGGCACGCTGAACACCGGGCGCCTTGGCATCCCCGCGGCGTCCGCGGGAACGCTGAAGCGTTGCGTTACGATCGCGCAGCAGTGGTGCAACGACCGGGTGCAGTGGGGCGTGCCGATCGGCAAGCACCAGAGCATCGCGCGCAAGATTGCGAACCTCGCCGCGGACACCTTTGCGATGGACAGCGTCGTGTGGCTCGCGTGCTCCTATGCGGACCGCGAGAACGCGGACATCCGCCTCGAAGCCGCCATCGCAAAGTATTTCTGCACGGAGTACTGCTGGAAGAACCTAGACGAGTTCCTGCAGGTGCGCGGCGGGCGCGGATACGAATCGGCGTATTCGTTGTATCACCGCGGCGACGCGCCGGCGGCGGTCGAGCAGTGGATGCGCGACGCGCGCGTGGCCCGCATCTTCGAAGGATCGACCGAAATCATGCACTTGATCATGGCGCGCGAAGCGCTCGATACGCACTTCAGCCTCGCGATGCCGATCATGAAGCCGAAGCCCGGCCAAAAGGAATCGAAGTTTGCGCTGATTATGAAGGCGGCGAAGTTCTATGCGTCGTGGTATCCAAAGCAGTGGATGCCGTCGGGTATCGACTTCAACACGAAGCACCTCAACGGCGCGAACCAGGACCACCTGGCGTTTGTCGCGCGGACCTGCAAGAAGCTTGCGCGCGGCATCTTCCACACCATGGCGAAGTACGGGCCGAAGCTCGAGTTCGAACAGCTCATTTTGGCGAACTTCGTGGACATCGGCGTGGACCTGTTCTCGATGGCGTCGTCGCTCGCGTACGCGGAGGCCCACCTCGCGCGGAACCCGGGCGATCAAAGCCCGCAGGAACTCGCGGACCTGTATTGCAGCAACGCGCGCAAACGCATCGCCGATAACTTCCGCGCGGTGAAGAACAATCACAACCGCAAATTCAACAAGGTCGGCGACGGCGTCATGGAAGGCCGGTACCGCTGGTTGATCAAAGACATCATCGACGACTTCCCGCCCGCGTACCGCGACTACGCGAAGCAGAAGATCGAGATTCCAAGCGATATCGACCTGCCCGTACACGCGAAGTAA
- a CDS encoding metallophosphoesterase codes for MQSEFHFTRREVLAAGAATALLGPTIAEAAPRRRSKRNRALRFAHLTDIHVQPERGAGKGMAACLRHAQEQKDAPEFIVFGGDNVMNVDGAEGAARAKVQLDLWRSVLQSECSLPHAACVGNHDVLGNHPVDGKKWAVDAYALPDRCYTIDRAGWRFVFLDSTFPVGDGYLAKLDDGQFEWLSAVLQQTKPETPVCVVSHIPIISASAYLCVEQPPTGDWQIPGSWAHIDAHRIKELFKKHANVKLCLSGHMHMVDAIEYLGVAYACSGAVSGNWWKGSYHEFDPKYALVDLYKDGTCEIELVSYGWVAKT; via the coding sequence ATGCAAAGCGAATTCCACTTCACGCGCCGCGAAGTACTGGCGGCGGGCGCCGCAACGGCGTTGCTCGGGCCAACAATTGCCGAAGCGGCGCCACGGCGCCGCTCAAAACGCAACCGTGCGCTGCGCTTCGCGCACCTTACCGACATCCATGTGCAGCCGGAGCGCGGCGCCGGGAAGGGGATGGCGGCGTGTCTGCGCCACGCACAGGAGCAGAAGGACGCGCCGGAGTTCATCGTGTTCGGCGGCGACAACGTCATGAATGTGGACGGAGCGGAAGGCGCGGCGCGCGCGAAGGTCCAGCTCGATCTGTGGCGCAGCGTGCTTCAATCGGAATGTTCGCTTCCGCACGCCGCCTGCGTGGGCAATCACGATGTCCTGGGCAATCATCCTGTGGACGGGAAGAAATGGGCGGTGGACGCGTATGCCCTGCCCGATCGGTGCTACACAATCGACCGCGCGGGCTGGCGTTTTGTGTTTCTCGACAGCACGTTTCCGGTGGGCGATGGGTACCTTGCGAAGCTGGACGATGGCCAATTCGAGTGGCTCTCCGCGGTGCTGCAACAAACCAAACCCGAAACGCCGGTGTGCGTTGTCAGCCACATCCCGATTATCTCCGCATCCGCGTACCTCTGCGTCGAACAGCCGCCCACCGGCGATTGGCAAATACCCGGCTCGTGGGCGCACATCGACGCCCACCGCATCAAAGAGTTGTTCAAGAAGCACGCGAACGTGAAGCTGTGCCTGTCGGGCCACATGCACATGGTCGATGCGATCGAATACCTCGGCGTCGCCTACGCGTGCAGCGGCGCGGTGAGCGGAAACTGGTGGAAAGGCTCGTACCACGAATTCGATCCGAAGTATGCGCTGGTGGATTTGTACAAGGATGGGACGTGCGAGATTGAGTTGGTGAGTTATGGCTGGGTGGCGAAAACGTAG
- a CDS encoding BNR-4 repeat-containing protein, translated as MRIRAVLFLSIAFAGAFADPLPKDAGYRGIWYMNQPTKDQYAYKYSGGLGTYPSNHIPFAIYAPAVNKTFFVYGGAKPDNNQALVEMVGYYDHATGEVPRPTILLDKETGDAHDNPVMAIDDAGYIWVFASAHGASRPAFIFKSDVPYSIDGFTQMANFNYSYPEPWHIPKRGFLFLHTVYKGGRGLNWRTSADGITWSEPKLLAHIDEGHYQVSWPHGEKVGTAFNYHPTAFQGDTEKKGLNWRTNLYYVETNDMGATWRNAAGEAVATPITETKNAALVHEFEAEGLLVYICDVNYDDAGRPIILFVTSRSWKPGPGEREWRVARWTGREWLFHIVCPADHNYDMGSLYIENGAWRILATSAAGPQAYCTGGEVQLWESRDEGKTWTMMRDVSRNSKVDHTYVRRPLNAHDDFYAFWADGNPLEPSASRLYFTNRAGDKVWKLPETIAGEFAKPALFTHPTSQPTSP; from the coding sequence ATGAGAATTCGCGCGGTGCTGTTTCTTTCAATCGCGTTTGCCGGCGCGTTTGCCGATCCGCTTCCAAAAGACGCCGGCTACCGCGGCATCTGGTATATGAATCAGCCGACGAAGGACCAGTACGCGTACAAGTACAGCGGCGGGCTGGGCACGTATCCGTCGAACCACATCCCCTTTGCGATATACGCACCCGCGGTGAACAAAACGTTTTTCGTCTACGGCGGCGCGAAGCCGGACAACAATCAGGCGCTGGTCGAGATGGTTGGTTACTACGATCACGCGACAGGCGAGGTGCCGCGCCCAACGATTCTGCTCGACAAAGAAACGGGCGACGCGCACGACAACCCCGTCATGGCGATCGACGACGCGGGATATATCTGGGTATTTGCGTCAGCACACGGCGCGTCGCGCCCTGCGTTCATTTTCAAGAGCGACGTGCCGTATTCGATCGATGGGTTCACGCAGATGGCGAACTTCAACTACTCCTATCCCGAACCGTGGCACATACCGAAACGTGGCTTCTTGTTTCTGCACACGGTGTACAAAGGCGGGCGCGGACTGAACTGGAGGACAAGCGCCGACGGCATCACGTGGAGCGAGCCGAAACTGCTGGCGCATATCGACGAAGGGCACTACCAAGTCAGTTGGCCGCACGGCGAGAAGGTCGGCACCGCGTTCAACTACCACCCCACGGCATTTCAGGGCGACACGGAAAAGAAGGGACTCAACTGGCGCACGAACCTCTACTACGTCGAGACGAACGACATGGGTGCGACGTGGCGAAATGCCGCGGGCGAAGCGGTAGCGACGCCAATTACCGAAACGAAGAACGCTGCGCTCGTACACGAATTCGAAGCGGAAGGTTTGTTGGTTTACATTTGCGATGTGAACTACGACGATGCGGGACGCCCGATCATCTTGTTTGTAACGTCGCGCAGTTGGAAGCCTGGTCCCGGCGAACGAGAGTGGCGCGTTGCACGATGGACCGGGAGGGAATGGCTGTTTCACATCGTGTGTCCCGCCGATCACAACTACGATATGGGCAGTCTGTATATCGAAAATGGCGCGTGGCGCATTCTCGCGACGTCTGCAGCAGGGCCGCAGGCGTACTGCACCGGCGGCGAAGTGCAACTATGGGAATCGCGCGACGAAGGGAAAACGTGGACGATGATGCGCGATGTTTCGAGGAACAGTAAGGTCGATCACACCTACGTGCGGCGTCCGCTCAATGCGCACGATGACTTCTATGCTTTCTGGGCGGATGGTAATCCGCTGGAGCCGTCGGCATCGCGTTTGTATTTCACGAACCGTGCGGGGGACAAGGTGTGGAAGTTGCCGGAGACCATTGCGGGCGAGTTTGCGAAGCCCGCGTTGTTCACTCATCCGACGTCACAACCGACATCCCCCTAA
- a CDS encoding protein kinase gives MVTTELQAGTNVGKYRIERELGRGGMGVVYLAEDTYLSRRIALKVLYGTLANDAAFVSRFRQEAKIVAEILHPNVVRINNLESTEIGFVIDMEYVAGGSLARVQERSVFTPEFAVRIARDVLEALRVCHQHGVIHRDIKPNNILLSTDGVAKLADFGLATAYSVHHDSIAARTGSTGFFLGTPRYAPPEVWDGERPKPDWDLYSLGLVLYEGLTGKPVYEGATPLAVLKQVLTKQVDTSRDAIPHVSREFAEVIEALTAHDSANRLKSAAAALEQLRSAPEFAVAIQDDSPTVRSPLPPREAVSVEEKPASRPARTYWPALGVALLVCVAGFAWYVSPAPGPSQSPTPEPEQAPAGTPARIAGAAVDNGSNPNGFTRAGDYVFFAADDGIHGRELWSIGFGNTDVPRRMSELVPSFTAKSPRHLFAADKTLYFCAETPDEGGELYKCVWNAGEGPNIQRLRDIMPGTMGSEPLCIAYQYPSLLFRARTRNEGHELWCTLGGRRDTAIVQDLNPGPSASLPESLPWTAEGDDVFFAAYVEGLLGQQLCRYRFSRNAIRVLHDVSEDIFMIGILGRNVLYRHTDEKHGTEIWIDNLDSGESRLFADMVPGHGSFIVRSACKLGAQLILSVETEELGTELWATDGTVEGTRLLRDIRPGPDGGNPGPLLPCGSHVIFRADDGVYGQELWATDGTPEGTTMIIDARPGPEGSGPYNEVRGERFLAFSANDGEHGEELWLAEFVDGQWSAWLASDTFPGLVGGEPHSLVWVSPTRAYASVYPPEISRPPLGREMCRITINEETKDTTIDYFDICLGPVPAASTQ, from the coding sequence ATGGTTACGACTGAACTACAGGCCGGGACCAACGTCGGGAAGTATCGGATCGAGCGGGAACTCGGGCGCGGCGGAATGGGTGTCGTGTACCTCGCGGAGGACACCTATCTTTCGCGCCGGATCGCGCTCAAAGTCCTTTACGGTACGCTGGCGAACGATGCGGCGTTCGTGTCGCGCTTCCGCCAGGAAGCGAAGATCGTCGCCGAAATTCTCCATCCAAATGTCGTCCGCATCAACAATCTCGAATCGACGGAGATCGGGTTCGTCATCGATATGGAATACGTCGCGGGCGGATCGCTCGCGCGCGTTCAGGAACGCAGCGTTTTCACGCCCGAGTTTGCGGTGCGCATCGCGCGCGATGTTCTCGAGGCGCTGCGCGTCTGCCACCAGCACGGTGTCATCCACCGCGACATCAAACCCAACAACATCCTGCTGAGCACTGACGGCGTCGCCAAACTGGCGGATTTCGGACTCGCCACCGCGTATTCCGTCCATCACGATTCGATTGCCGCCCGCACCGGGTCCACGGGCTTCTTCCTTGGCACGCCACGCTATGCGCCGCCGGAAGTCTGGGACGGCGAACGGCCCAAACCGGATTGGGACCTGTACTCGCTCGGTCTCGTGCTGTACGAAGGCCTGACGGGGAAGCCTGTGTACGAAGGCGCGACGCCGCTGGCGGTGTTGAAGCAAGTCCTGACGAAGCAGGTGGACACGAGCCGCGATGCGATTCCGCACGTCTCTCGCGAGTTCGCGGAAGTCATTGAAGCGCTGACTGCCCATGACAGCGCGAACCGGCTGAAGAGCGCCGCCGCCGCGCTCGAACAGTTGCGGTCGGCGCCGGAGTTTGCAGTCGCGATACAAGACGATTCGCCAACGGTACGGTCTCCGTTGCCGCCGCGTGAGGCCGTCTCGGTCGAAGAAAAGCCGGCGTCGAGGCCGGCCCGCACGTACTGGCCGGCCTTGGGCGTGGCCCTTCTGGTTTGCGTAGCCGGTTTCGCGTGGTACGTATCACCCGCACCCGGGCCGTCACAGTCGCCCACACCGGAACCTGAGCAAGCGCCGGCGGGGACGCCAGCGCGGATCGCCGGGGCCGCTGTTGACAACGGTTCGAACCCAAACGGATTTACACGCGCCGGCGATTACGTGTTCTTTGCCGCGGACGACGGCATTCACGGACGGGAGCTTTGGAGTATCGGATTCGGAAATACAGACGTGCCCCGGCGCATGAGCGAACTGGTTCCATCCTTCACCGCAAAATCGCCGCGCCATTTGTTTGCCGCGGATAAGACACTCTATTTCTGCGCCGAGACGCCAGACGAGGGCGGGGAACTGTACAAGTGCGTTTGGAACGCGGGAGAAGGACCCAACATTCAACGATTGCGCGACATCATGCCGGGGACAATGGGCAGCGAACCGCTTTGTATAGCATATCAGTATCCCTCCCTCCTCTTTCGCGCCCGAACGCGAAACGAAGGCCACGAACTCTGGTGTACGTTGGGCGGCAGAAGAGACACTGCGATCGTGCAAGACTTGAATCCTGGTCCCTCGGCGTCGCTGCCGGAAAGCCTGCCGTGGACGGCTGAGGGCGACGACGTGTTTTTTGCCGCGTATGTAGAAGGATTGCTGGGCCAACAATTGTGCCGGTACCGGTTTTCAAGAAATGCGATCCGCGTGCTGCACGATGTAAGCGAGGACATCTTCATGATCGGCATCCTCGGGCGCAACGTGCTTTACAGGCATACAGACGAGAAACATGGCACGGAGATCTGGATCGACAACCTCGACTCCGGGGAGTCCAGGCTGTTCGCCGACATGGTCCCGGGGCATGGCTCGTTTATTGTGCGGTCCGCCTGCAAACTCGGCGCGCAACTCATCTTGTCGGTCGAAACAGAGGAGCTTGGGACGGAATTGTGGGCCACGGACGGGACTGTGGAAGGCACACGGCTTTTGCGCGATATCCGCCCGGGGCCGGACGGCGGAAATCCGGGTCCACTGCTGCCATGTGGTTCTCACGTCATTTTTCGCGCTGACGATGGGGTGTATGGCCAGGAGTTGTGGGCGACCGACGGTACGCCGGAGGGGACAACGATGATCATCGATGCCCGTCCCGGCCCCGAGGGGTCCGGGCCATATAACGAAGTTCGTGGCGAGCGGTTCCTCGCGTTTTCCGCGAACGACGGCGAGCACGGCGAAGAACTATGGTTGGCTGAGTTCGTCGACGGCCAATGGTCGGCATGGCTCGCGAGCGATACCTTTCCGGGCCTGGTCGGCGGCGAACCGCACAGCCTCGTGTGGGTCAGTCCGACCCGCGCATACGCGAGTGTGTACCCGCCGGAGATCAGTCGGCCGCCGCTTGGGCGAGAGATGTGCCGCATCACGATCAATGAGGAAACAAAAGATACAACGATTGACTACTTCGACATATGTCTCGGGCCGGTACCTGCCGCGTCGACGCAGTAA